From Coffea arabica cultivar ET-39 chromosome 10e, Coffea Arabica ET-39 HiFi, whole genome shotgun sequence, one genomic window encodes:
- the LOC113712471 gene encoding squamosa promoter-binding-like protein 14 gives MEEIGTQVASPIFIRQASFAVGAGGGGSARFCSQHPAPRKRSLPFTQQQQHQQEPSDAWTSKQWEWDSMRFIAKPHECHVPPPPPVMQHRHHARVMQEEQELNTAPTTSGLNNTSKSFHAGEGSDHLRLKLGSDSGSGGKAGDAAGTSTSFNSTDEPVSRPNKRVRSGSPGSATYPMCQVDHCEEDLSHAKDYHRRHKVCEFHSKATKALVSKQMQRFCQQCSRFHPLPEFDEGKRSCRRRLAGHNRRRRKTQPEDAASRVLLPGSSEKGINSDLDIVNLLAVLARAQGNTEDRGSTLPDKDQLLQILAKINALPLPANLAAKLPLFSNLGRSVPNQVPSQNQSHLDENCSPSTMDLLTLLSGTPPVCAPNKMESEPERSSQGSDSEKTNSACSDQAACLNLNSGPAMEFPCIGGERSCSSTQSPVDDSDCCVEEIHPHLPLQLFSSSPEDNCPPKLPASRKYFSSDSSNPSEERSPSYSPTVVQKLFPVKRGTLKQGNTSSDGDGDANSRAIRDAGCNTLLQLFAGSSVGNDVGSIQSFPFQAGYTSSSGSDHSPSSMNSDTQDRTGRIIFKLFDKDPSHLPGTLRTQIHNWLLNSPSEMESYIRPGCVVLTVYVSMSLFSWEQFEDKLLHHVKSLIRDFNTDFWGSGRFLLYTGKQLASHVDGKLRIYKTKRAWRSPELLSVSPLAVVHGQETSLLLRGRNLNVSGIKFHCSHTGDYTVEDVSGPACQEPEYNEINLCNFKVSTTASVLGRCFIEIENGFRITSFPVIIADKPICQELRLLEYDFSEGAKMEDSMSAYYQHGPGRPGSREEVLHFLNELGWLFQRKCNSSLLEGPDYKISRFKFLFIFSVEHDFCSLVKSLLDILLEINLGKEGLNRVSLEMLSEIHLLNRAVKRRCKNMIDLLLNYSIDDSSDTSKHYIFTPNHVGPGGVTPLHLAACAFRSDDLVDALTSDPQEIGLHCWKSLLDANGLSPCAYAAMRNNHSYNRLVAQKLADKETGQVSVSVGNEIEQLWLEVNQDHGPSFHIKRSQKPCSKCAAVAMRYRRIPGSQGLLHRPYIHSMLAIAAVCVCVCLFLRGAPDIGLVEPFMWENLCYGPM, from the exons ATGGAAGAGATTGGCACCCAAGTAGCGTCTCCAATTTTCATCCGCCAGGCATCATTTGCCGTCGGTGCTGGTGGAGGTGGCAGCGCCCGCTTCTGCAGTCAGCATCCCGCGCCCAGAAAGCGGAGCCTTCCCTTCACGCAACAGCAACAGCACCAGCAAGAACCCTCCGACGCCTGGACTTCAAAGCAATGGGAATGGGATAGCATGAGGTTTATTGCCAAACCGCATGAATGTCATGTACCGCCGCCTCCTCCCGTGATGCAGCATCGTCATCATGCGAGAGTAATGCAGGAGGAGCAGGAACTTAATACTGCCCCCACCACGAGTGGTTTGAACAACACCTCCAAGTCATTTCATGCGGGTGAAGGCTCTGATCATCTTCGGCTAAAGCTTGGAAGTGATAGTGGAAGTGGCGGTAAAGCTGGTGACGCCGCTGGCACCAGCACCAGCTTCAATTCAACTGACGAACCTGTGTCAAGGCCCAACAAAAGAGTCCGATCTGGATCTCCTGGAAGTGCTACCTACCCTATGTGCCAAGTTGATCATTGCGAGGAAGATCTATCTCATGCCAAAGACTATCACCGACGCCATAAGGTGTGTGAGTTTCACAGCAAAGCTACTAAGGCCTTGGTCTCTAAGCAGATGCAAAGGTTTTGCCAACAGTGCAGCAg GTTCCACCCGCTTCCAGAATTTGACGAGGGTAAGCGAAGCTGTAGGCGTAGACTCGCTGGGCATAACCGTAGGAGGAGGAAAACTCAGCCAGAGGATGCGGCTTCACGAGTATTACTCCCTGGGAGCAGTGAGAAAGGCATCAATAGTGACTTGGACATTGTTAATCTGCTTGCTGTTCTGGCTCGTGCACAAG GAAACACTGAGGACAGGGGTTCTACATTACCTGACAAAGATCAGCTTCtgcaaattcttgcaaaaataAATGCATTGCCTTTACCAGCAAATTTAGCAGCAAAGTTGCCCCTTTTCAGCAATTTGGGCAGGAGTGTACCTAATCAAGTACCCTCTCAAAATCAGAGCCACTTGGATGAAAATTGTTCTCCATCAACTATGGACTTGCTTACGCTTCTATCAGGAACTCCCCCCGTGTGTGCTCCTAATAAGATGGAGAGTGAACCTGAAAGAAGCAGCCAGGGGAGTGACTCTGAGAAAACCAACTCTGCTTGCTCTGATCAAGCTGCATGCCTCAATTTGAACAGTGGGCCTGCTATGGAATTCCCTTGCATCGGAGGAGAGAGAAGCTGTTCAAGCACACAATCTCCTGTTGATGATTCAGATTGTTGTGTTGAAGAAATACATCCACATCTACCGCTACAGCTCTTCAGCTCTTCACCTGAGGATAATTGCCCACCAAAACTGCCTGCTAGTCGAAAATACTTCTCTTCTGACAGCAGTAATCCCTCTGAAGAAAGATCACCTTCATATTCACCGACTGTTGTGCAGAAGCTGTTCCCGGTGAAGAGAGGAACCTTGAAGCAGGGGAACACATCGAGCGATGGAGATGGTGATGCAAATTCTAGAGCTATTCGAGATGCTGGTTGCAATACATTACTCCAGCTCTTTGCTGGTTCGAGTGTAGGAAATGATGTCGGTTCAATTCAAAGTTTTCCTTTCCAAGCAGGTTACACATCGTCTTCTGGCTCCGATCATTCACCATCTAGCATGAATTCGGACACCCAG GATCGTACTGGTCGGATTATCTTCAAACTTTTTGACAAGGATCCCAGTCATTTGCCTGGAACATTGAGAACACAG ATTCACAATTGGCTTCTCAACAGCCCGTCAGAAATGGAAAGCTATATTAGGCCTGGTTGTGTGGTTTTGACAGTTTATGTATCAATGTCATTATTTTCATGGGAGCAA TTTGAGGATAAGTTGCTTCACCATGTCAAGTCTCTGATCAGAGATTTCAACACTGACTTCTGGGGGAGCGGGAGGTTTTTACTCTACACTGGAAAACAATTAGCTTCCCATGTGGATG GGAAGCTTCGGATCTACAAGACCAAGAGAGCATGGCGTTCCCCAGAGTTGCTGTCTGTCTCACCTTTGGCAGTTGTACACGGCCAAGAGACCTCTCTTTTGCTTAGGGGGCGCAACTTGAACGTGTCAGGCATAAA GTTTCATTGCTCGCACACAGGAGACTACACAGTTGAAGATGTTTCAGGACCAGCATGTCAGGAACCTGAATACAATGAGATAAACTTGTGCAATTTCAAAGTTTCTACTACAGCTTCTGTACTTGGGCGTTGTTTCATTGAG ATTGAGAATGGCTTCAGAATCACCAGTTTTCCAGTTATTATAGCCGATAAGCCCATCTGTCAAGAACTGAGGCTCCTTGAGTATGACTTTAGCGAGGGTGCAAAAATGGAGGATAGTATGTCAGCCTATTATCAGCATGGTCCTGGAAGGCCTGGATCGAGGGAAGAGGTTCTCCACTTCTTGAATGAACTTGGGTGGCTATTTCAAAGGAAATGCAACTCTTCCTTACTTGAGGGTCCAGATTACAAGATCAGTCGTTTCaaatttctgtttattttttcgGTAGAGCACGACTTCTGTTCTTTGGTGAAAAGTCTTCTGGACATCTTACTTGAAATTAACTTGGGTAAAGAAGGGTTGAATAGAGTGTCTTTGGAGATGCTATCCGAAATTCACCTCTTAAACAGAGCTGTTAAGAGGAGATGCAAGAACATGATTGATTTACTCCTAAATTATTCCATAGATGACTCTAGTGATACCTCCAAGCATTACATCTTCACACCAAATCATGTGGGACCTGGTGGTGTTACACCTTTGCATCTGGCTGCTTGTGCATTCAGATCGGATGATTTGGTTGATGCCCTGACAAGTGATCCACAGGAG ATTGGGCTGCACTGCTGGAAGTCCCTTCTTGATGCAAATGGACTGTCCCCTTGCGCATATGCTGCAATGAGGAACAATCACTCTTATAACAGGCTAGTGGCACAGAAGCTGGCTGATAAGGAAACTGGTCAAGTCTCGGTATCAGTTGGGAATGAGATTGAGCAATTATGGTTGGAGGTGAATCAGGATCATGGGCCTTCATTTCATATAAAGCGGAGCCAAAAACCTTGTTCTAAGTGTGCAGCTGTAGCGATGAGATACAGGAGGATTCCAGGTTCGCAAGGCTTGCTTCACCGACCCTACATTCACTCAATGCTTGCTATTGCTGCCGTGTGTGTTTGTGTCTGCCTGTTCCTCCGTGGTGCCCCTGATATTGGTTTGGTCGAACCTTTCATGTGGGAGAACTTGTGTTACGGTCCTATGTAG
- the LOC140015387 gene encoding protein VACUOLELESS GAMETOPHYTES-like, which translates to MKSRASSSISMQAAILSTSPPNYSPAGHGGNGNTPQPPSIEFPTSPQGCTSIGSDAAVLVTHYSHPKHPLAQLTLPELFACAGCKEYGAGKRFACQECDYQLHEFCALSPPLLRSHPLHPQHQLVFHSRPKQGGIKWPRCDICGKSCRGFTFRCRACSFQMHPCCAMLSTDITLPELHPHPLKLLPPRQLQLSNAGESLVSCDRCKKRRSGGRVYRCAVCNNYHLHALCAKPFINGLQENGFQTAPDHDKPSNTVLGTAARLASQVVIEFIGGLIEGFGEGFGQALVQSINPRGRPRRRSPTRPSAEATTAPASN; encoded by the exons ATGAAAAGCAGGGCTAGCAGCAGTATTTCAATGCAAGCAGCGATCCTGTCCACCTCTCCGCCGAATTATTCGCCAGCCGGCCACGGCGGTAATGGTAATACACCACAACCACCCTCCATTGAGTTTCCCACCTCGCCTCAAGGTTGTACGAGTATTGGCAGCGATGCAGCAGTACTAGTAACTCACTACAGTCACCCAAAGCACCCGCTGGCCCAGCTGACGCTGCCTGAGCTGTTCGCCTGCGCAGGCTGCAAGGAGTACGGAGCAGGCAAGAGGTTCGCGTGCCAAGAGTGCGATTATCAGCTGCATGAGTTCTGCGCCCTGTCTCCCCCGCTTCTGAGGAGCCATCCCCTCCATCCCCAACACCAACTGGTTTTCCACTCCCGACCTAAACAAG GCGGAATAAAGTGGCCCAGGTGCGACATCTGTGGCAAGTCCTGCAGAGGCTTCACCTTCAGATGCAGAGCCTGCAGTTTTCAGATGCATCCTTGCTGCGCTATGCTTTCCACTGACATCACACTTCCGGAGCTACATCCCCACCCTCTGAAGCTCCTACCTCCGCGGCAGCTGCAGCTGAGCAATGCCGGCGAGTCTTTGGTGTCGTGTGACCGGTGCAAGAAGAGAAGATCGGGAGGACGAGTATACCGGTGCGCTGTGTGCAACAATTACCATTTGCATGCCCTCTGTGCAAAGCCCTTCATTAACGGCCTCCAAGAAAATGGCTTCCAAACAGCTCCGGATCACGACAAGCCCAGCAACACCGTGCTCGGCACCGCCGCTCGTCTTGCTTCTCAAGTGGTTATCGAATTTATCGGAGGCCTGATTGAAGGCTTTGGAGAAGGCTTCGGACAGGCGTTGGTTCAGAGTATTAATCCAAGAGGCCGCCCCCGCCGCCGCAGCCCCACGAGGCCGAGTGCTGAGGCCACCACTGCTCCTGCATCTAACTAA